From the genome of Malus sylvestris chromosome 6, drMalSylv7.2, whole genome shotgun sequence, one region includes:
- the LOC126627227 gene encoding protein LURP-one-related 3-like: MTKVHSLNITPTTTCSSNEYMTSKRETFTIWMKSLVMQGNGCTAFDENGEVVYRIDNYDDKHSNEVYLMDLRGKLLFSLCEKKMSVFPSWNGYQSNDIDAKKPIFQVRKSCKINLGNKDCSYKVTMGSDSNCYRLEGLNGKSSSSAFRIRDNNGRVVAEAKRKQSSSGVVFGDDVLTLVVEPRVDHSFIMALVTVYGLIRHQI, from the coding sequence ATGACGAAGGTTCATTCTCTAAATATTACACCGACTACTACATGTTCTAGTAACGAGTATATGACTTCAAAGAGGGAAACATTCACTATATGGATGAAATCGCTCGTGATGCAAGGAAACGGGTGCACTGCCTTTGATGAAAATGGCGAAGTCGTTTATCGTATAGATAACTACGACGACAAACACAGCAACGAAGTTTACCTCATGGATCTCCGCGGCAAACTTCTTTTTTCTCTATGTGAGAAGAAAATGAGCGTTTTTCCAAGTTGGAATGGCTATCAAAGCAATGATATTGATGCCAAGAAGCCAATTTTTCAAGTGAGAAAAAGTTGTAAAATAAATCTTGGAAATAAAGATTGTTCTTATAAAGTAACCATGGGATCTGACAGCAATTGCTACAGGTTAGAGGGTTTGAATGGTAAATCATCATCATCAGCTTTTAGAATAAGAGACAACAATGGACGAGTTGTGGCAGAGGCAAAGAGAAAGCAGTCAAGTTCAGGAGTAGTTTTTGGAGATGATGTGCTTACTTTGGTGGTGGAGCCTCGTGTTGATCACTCCTTCATCATGGCTCTGGTCACTGTTTATGGCTTAATTAGACATCAAATATGA